From the Bacteroidia bacterium genome, one window contains:
- a CDS encoding isocitrate/isopropylmalate family dehydrogenase, whose amino-acid sequence MKRTIVAMPGDGIGKVVLPETIRVLDAVGFDAEYVNGDIGWDFWCSEGNPLPQRTIDLLEEHKVGLFGAITSKPKNKAAAELAPELRDKGFVYYSPIVTMRQHFDLDICIRPCKAFPNNPLNFIRKAADGGFEEPDVDVVIFRQNTEGLYAGVEWTDPPQQVWDALNTHPRFKAFADVPGEDLAVSTRIFTRNACRRIVTAAFEYAKTYGYKSVTICEKPNVIRETSGMMENEAAIIAKQYPDIQLWSTNIDAQMMWLTKNPEDYGVIVAGNMFGDIVSDGFAGLVGGLGFACSANIGREVAVFEPTHGSAPKYEKLDPSIVNPIAMVLSACMMLDHIGETDKAARIRSAVAGVISDGKVRTYDMLKLAGGPDVFSKGAATTQQMTDAIIARLG is encoded by the coding sequence ATGAAACGCACCATTGTCGCAATGCCCGGTGACGGAATCGGTAAGGTTGTGCTTCCGGAAACCATTCGCGTGCTCGACGCCGTCGGCTTCGACGCCGAGTATGTCAACGGCGATATCGGATGGGATTTCTGGTGCAGCGAAGGCAATCCGCTGCCTCAGCGCACGATTGATCTGCTCGAGGAACATAAGGTCGGTCTCTTCGGCGCCATCACCTCCAAGCCCAAGAACAAGGCCGCCGCGGAACTCGCGCCGGAGCTCCGGGACAAGGGTTTCGTGTACTACAGCCCGATCGTCACCATGCGCCAACACTTCGATCTCGATATCTGTATCCGTCCCTGCAAGGCCTTCCCGAACAACCCCCTCAACTTCATCCGCAAGGCGGCGGATGGTGGTTTCGAAGAACCGGACGTGGACGTCGTGATATTTCGGCAGAACACCGAAGGGCTTTACGCCGGCGTGGAGTGGACCGATCCGCCGCAGCAGGTGTGGGACGCGCTCAACACCCACCCGCGCTTCAAGGCCTTCGCGGACGTGCCCGGAGAGGACCTCGCCGTCTCTACGCGCATTTTCACGCGCAACGCCTGCCGACGCATCGTCACCGCCGCGTTCGAGTACGCGAAAACCTATGGCTACAAATCCGTCACCATTTGCGAAAAGCCCAATGTCATACGCGAAACCTCGGGCATGATGGAAAACGAAGCCGCCATCATCGCGAAGCAGTACCCGGACATTCAACTGTGGTCCACCAACATTGACGCGCAGATGATGTGGCTGACAAAGAATCCCGAAGACTACGGCGTCATCGTGGCCGGGAATATGTTCGGCGACATTGTATCCGACGGTTTCGCCGGTCTGGTGGGCGGGCTCGGCTTTGCGTGCAGCGCAAACATCGGCCGCGAAGTGGCGGTGTTCGAACCCACGCACGGCTCCGCGCCCAAGTACGAAAAACTCGATCCCTCCATCGTCAATCCCATCGCCATGGTGCTCAGCGCCTGCATGATGCTGGATCACATCGGAGAGACGGACAAGGCGGCGCGTATCAGATCCGCCGTAGCCGGGGTGATTTCCGATGGCAAGGTTCGCACCTATGATATGCTCAAGCTTGCGGGCGGCCCGGACGTCTTCAGCAAAGGTGCGGCCACCACACAACAGATGACCGACGCCATCATCGCGCGTCTCGGTTGA
- a CDS encoding cobalamin-dependent protein (Presence of a B(12) (cobalamin)-binding domain implies dependence on cobalamin itself, in one of its several forms, or in some unusual lineages, dependence on a cobalamin-like analog.), whose protein sequence is MKDEQLSLFLDCLLAGDRRRCFALVQEWEQQHLPDTQLYNDIIIPALNSIGSNWENNTDTIVTEHVATQIVKQILAYKAFATTNTKKNGKTAMIGCVPNEHHDVASTMLANMLEREGWRVLNYGASIPRYDLIQGINAAKPDLLCLTMKSITSLPETEELLRDIRKVLPSLPIMLGGIAMPGVRAVLAPYVTMFAGSLTEGLEQAKTLGN, encoded by the coding sequence ATGAAAGACGAGCAACTCTCACTCTTCCTCGACTGCCTGCTTGCGGGTGATCGCCGGCGATGTTTCGCACTCGTCCAGGAATGGGAACAGCAGCACCTCCCCGATACGCAATTGTACAACGACATCATCATTCCCGCACTCAACAGTATCGGCAGCAACTGGGAGAACAACACCGACACCATCGTTACCGAGCATGTCGCTACGCAAATCGTCAAGCAGATCCTGGCGTACAAGGCCTTTGCCACCACGAACACGAAGAAGAACGGGAAGACAGCCATGATCGGCTGCGTACCGAACGAGCATCATGATGTGGCCTCCACCATGCTTGCGAATATGCTGGAGCGCGAAGGCTGGCGCGTGCTCAATTATGGAGCCTCTATTCCCAGATATGACCTTATTCAGGGGATAAATGCAGCCAAGCCGGATCTGCTCTGCCTCACCATGAAGTCCATCACCAGTCTCCCGGAGACCGAAGAATTGCTTCGCGACATACGCAAGGTGCTCCCCTCCCTCCCCATCATGCTGGGCGGCATTGCCATGCCCGGCGTGCGCGCCGTCCTCGCACCCTACGTCACCATGTTCGCCGGCTCATTGACGGAGGGCCTTGAACAGGCAAAAACACTAGGGAACTGA
- a CDS encoding NAD(P)H-binding protein has product MMNGKRICIVGASGKLGKYMVRHALERGYEVVGVCRAKSVPKLAEFSDRMQIIPGATDDREVIRRAVAGCDGVLTVLVPWGVRQYSSGTAQAVLDYAEKDARLVFSCGWHITRDGKDRYSGSFKAFLKFFTMLARVLRFAEIDDQVEACRRIFASDRRWTVVRGSDLEEGGSEGLPVWSRHVGDPVLASNRTRRIDFALFMVHALEDDTLIHEAPAIVGCRTASAIQHAEPAHATS; this is encoded by the coding sequence ATGATGAACGGAAAACGTATTTGCATCGTCGGAGCTTCAGGGAAACTGGGGAAATACATGGTACGCCACGCGCTCGAACGCGGCTACGAGGTGGTCGGCGTATGCCGGGCGAAGAGCGTGCCGAAGCTCGCGGAGTTCAGCGACAGAATGCAGATCATCCCGGGAGCGACCGACGACCGCGAGGTCATCCGTCGCGCGGTAGCGGGTTGTGACGGGGTGCTCACCGTGCTCGTGCCCTGGGGCGTGCGGCAGTACTCGTCCGGCACCGCACAGGCGGTGCTGGATTACGCTGAAAAGGATGCACGACTCGTATTCTCCTGCGGCTGGCATATCACCCGGGACGGGAAAGACCGCTATTCGGGCTCCTTCAAAGCGTTTCTGAAATTCTTCACCATGCTTGCGCGTGTCCTCCGCTTCGCCGAAATAGACGATCAGGTGGAAGCGTGCCGTCGCATCTTCGCGAGCGACAGGCGCTGGACCGTCGTGCGCGGCAGCGATCTCGAGGAGGGCGGCAGCGAAGGTCTTCCGGTGTGGAGCCGGCATGTCGGCGATCCCGTGCTCGCCAGCAATCGCACGCGCCGCATCGACTTCGCGCTGTTCATGGTGCACGCGCTGGAGGACGACACCCTCATACACGAAGCGCCCGCCATTGTCGGCTGCCGCACGGCTTCGGCGATACAGCACGCGGAACCGGCGCACGCGACTTCCTGA